From the Psychrobacter sp. P11F6 genome, the window TGCTCGAAAACACACCCGCCGAGGTGCTCAACCGTAATGCGCGTTACACGGTCGAGAATATTACTTCCTTATTTTCATTATTACGCAATGATCTTGGCATCACCACCCTACCCAAGCTCGCCTTTCCGTCGAATGAGCCAGAATTGGTATGGCTCGACTTACTTGAACCTGCCTTAGACAGACAAATTGGTATTTTTAAATTGGCAAATAAAACGATTTCACCGCCAGCACAAGCGTTTCATGAACTGTGTATTCAGTACGTCCAGAATCACTATATTTTATAAAAACAGGTTAAAAATGGGTTAAAACATACCTTATTACCGCCTACTTTTATAAGCCACTCTCAGAAACTCCATTCACTTGAATAAAAGCGTCTCTCACCTATGTCTAAAGGTTTAATTTCCGTTACTCGTGGCCTCTTATCTGTTATCGGCATCATACTTATCATCGATTGCGCTGCATTGATAGTCGTCGGTAAAGTCAACTTCGGCTCGGTTGTACCTTTTTTAGTCGGCATAGTTTTTGTCATACATGGAATTTTTTGGCATGCAATACGCAGGTTTTGCAGCCAACATTATGGGTTCAACCGCCTTTGGTATGGGTTATGGGCTGTATTTATACTTTGGTTGTTGAGCTTCGCTCTATTTATTTGGTCATTACAGCAGCAGATTGCGCTTAGCCAGCAGCCTGCACCGACAGTGGCAGCGATTATTGTATTAGGCTCAGGCACGGTTGCAGGTAAGCCGACACCGACGCTCGCCAAGCGCTTGGACACCGCTGTGCCCCTTATCGAGACACAACCAGATGCTTTGGTGATAACCAGTGGTGGCGTTGGTTTTCAGCGTACACGTAGCGAAGCCGATATTATGGCCACGTATTTGCATGAGGCACATGGCGTGCCATTCGAACGCATTTTACAAGAAGGCAAAAGTACCAGTACGGAAGAAAACCTCGCTAACAGCCGAGCGTTGTTAGAAGCAAAAGGGCTATCTATCACTGATCCTATCGCCATCGTTACCAGTGACTTTCATAGCATTCGCGCGGCCAGCATTGCGCGACATCAGGGCTATACACAACCGATCACCGTCGCCAGTCCCACACCTTTATCCATTCGTTATAACGCTTGGTTTCGCGAGTATTTTGCC encodes:
- a CDS encoding YdcF family protein codes for the protein MSFALFIWSLQQQIALSQQPAPTVAAIIVLGSGTVAGKPTPTLAKRLDTAVPLIETQPDALVITSGGVGFQRTRSEADIMATYLHEAHGVPFERILQEGKSTSTEENLANSRALLEAKGLSITDPIAIVTSDFHSIRAASIARHQGYTQPITVASPTPLSIRYNAWFREYFAFVSGWLLGEY